In Microbacterium enclense, one genomic interval encodes:
- a CDS encoding alpha-L-fucosidase: MTASRTAWFVHDRFGMFVHFGLYSVAARHEWVQNYERIEAEDYARYAEYFDPDLFDAPALARQAREAGARYVVLTAKHHEGFCLWNTQTTPFNAVASCGRDLVREYVDALRAEGLRVGLYFSLLDWSHPHYTIDRHHPQRGAADVAERNAARDMAVYRAYLHAQVRELLTGYGPLDYLFFDFTEPAEEDGLPGKAPEDWDAETLLALCRELQPDMVVNDRLGIPADLVTPEQYQPVRPFERDGVPLVWEACQTINGSWGYHRDNHDSKSAALLVRMLARSVALGGNLLLNVGPTGRGEIAPRDAALLSEVGEWMTRHADAIRGAAASSFTPPSGVVYTQRGDRLYAHLFDWPFGLLHLPDLADRVAFARFLDDGSEVLFENIPADQEAFNLQPAAPEPGTLTLKLPVQPPSVALPVIELYLRASS; encoded by the coding sequence ATGACCGCGAGCCGCACCGCCTGGTTCGTCCACGACCGCTTCGGGATGTTCGTCCACTTCGGGCTCTACAGCGTCGCCGCACGCCACGAGTGGGTGCAGAACTATGAGCGCATCGAGGCGGAGGACTACGCCCGCTACGCGGAGTACTTCGACCCCGACCTCTTCGACGCCCCCGCCCTCGCCCGACAGGCCCGCGAGGCCGGTGCGCGCTACGTCGTCCTGACGGCCAAGCACCACGAGGGGTTCTGCCTGTGGAACACGCAGACGACGCCCTTCAACGCCGTCGCCTCCTGCGGCCGCGACCTCGTGCGCGAGTACGTCGACGCCCTGCGCGCCGAGGGGCTCCGCGTCGGCCTCTACTTCTCGCTGCTCGACTGGTCGCACCCGCACTACACGATCGACCGTCACCACCCCCAGCGCGGCGCCGCCGACGTCGCCGAGCGCAACGCCGCGCGCGACATGGCCGTCTACCGCGCCTACCTGCACGCCCAGGTGCGCGAGCTGCTCACCGGCTACGGCCCGCTCGACTACCTCTTCTTCGACTTCACCGAGCCCGCCGAGGAAGACGGTCTGCCCGGCAAGGCACCCGAGGACTGGGATGCCGAGACCCTCTTGGCCCTCTGCCGGGAGTTGCAGCCCGACATGGTGGTGAACGACCGCTTGGGAATCCCCGCCGATCTCGTCACCCCGGAGCAGTACCAGCCCGTGCGCCCCTTCGAGCGCGACGGCGTGCCGCTCGTGTGGGAGGCCTGCCAGACGATCAACGGCAGCTGGGGGTACCACCGCGACAACCACGACAGCAAGAGCGCGGCGCTGCTCGTGCGCATGCTCGCCCGCTCGGTGGCGCTGGGCGGCAACCTGCTGCTGAACGTCGGGCCCACCGGGCGCGGCGAGATCGCCCCGCGCGACGCCGCCCTGCTCTCAGAGGTGGGCGAGTGGATGACCCGGCACGCGGATGCCATCCGCGGCGCCGCCGCGTCGTCGTTCACCCCTCCGTCGGGTGTCGTGTACACCCAGCGCGGAGACCGCCTGTACGCGCACCTGTTCGACTGGCCCTTCGGCCTGTTGCACCTCCCCGACCTCGCCGACCGGGTCGCCTTCGCCCGTTTCCTCGACGACGGGTCCGAGGTGCTCTTCGAGAACATCCCCGCCGACCAAGAGGCCTTCAACCTCCAGCCCGCGGCCCCCGAGCCCGGCACCCTCACGCTGAAGCTCCCCGTGCAGCCGCCGTCGGTCGCGCTGCCCGTGATCGAGCTGTACCTGCGAGCGTCCTCATGA
- a CDS encoding sugar ABC transporter permease: protein MTKGHRMVTESSIAPRRRRNTIEMRERRQALGFITPAVLGLAVFTVLPVGLAIVMSLFDWPIFGKRAFVGFDNYVTLLTSSPEFWPALRNSAVFTLLYVPLNLVVALGLSLLLGPRIRGRAVFRVLFFIPVVTPIVASALIWRLVLQPDGLLNGVTVSLFGWELPNFLVDQNWAMIAVVAMSVWAGMGYNMLVLTAALEQVPTSVVEAAQIDGARGIRLIVQVLIPLISPAIFFAAVMTIISSMQVFAQPQLLTGGGPGTSTVPLVMFIYNTGFKFQDLGLAAAGAWILFVIIIGITALQFRAQKRWVHYEH, encoded by the coding sequence ATGACGAAAGGCCACCGGATGGTCACCGAGTCCTCCATCGCCCCGCGGCGACGGCGCAACACGATCGAGATGAGGGAGCGCCGTCAGGCGCTCGGCTTCATCACCCCCGCCGTGCTGGGACTCGCGGTGTTCACCGTGCTCCCGGTGGGGCTCGCGATCGTCATGAGCCTGTTCGACTGGCCGATCTTCGGCAAGCGCGCGTTCGTCGGCTTCGACAACTACGTGACGCTGCTCACCTCGTCGCCGGAATTCTGGCCGGCGCTGCGCAACTCCGCGGTGTTCACCCTCTTGTACGTCCCGCTGAACCTCGTGGTGGCTCTCGGGCTGTCGCTGCTCCTGGGCCCCCGGATCCGCGGCCGCGCGGTCTTCCGTGTGCTCTTCTTCATCCCCGTCGTCACGCCGATCGTCGCGAGCGCGCTGATCTGGCGCCTCGTGCTGCAGCCCGACGGCCTGCTCAACGGCGTGACCGTGTCGCTCTTCGGCTGGGAACTGCCGAACTTCCTCGTCGACCAGAACTGGGCGATGATCGCCGTGGTCGCCATGAGCGTGTGGGCGGGGATGGGCTACAACATGCTCGTCCTCACCGCCGCTCTCGAGCAGGTGCCCACCTCGGTCGTCGAAGCCGCCCAGATCGACGGGGCCCGTGGCATCCGGCTCATCGTCCAGGTGCTCATCCCGCTGATCTCCCCCGCGATCTTCTTCGCGGCGGTGATGACGATCATCTCCTCGATGCAGGTCTTCGCGCAGCCGCAGCTGCTCACCGGCGGCGGCCCCGGCACCTCGACGGTGCCGCTGGTGATGTTCATCTACAACACCGGCTTCAAATTTCAAGATCTCGGCCTCGCCGCCGCGGGCGCCTGGATCCTGTTCGTCATCATCATCGGCATCACGGCGCTGCAGTTCCGGGCGCAGAAGAGGTGGGTGCACTATGAGCACTGA
- a CDS encoding ROK family protein, which translates to MTLLLGVDNGGTRVKLLLARDAGGRLEHVRTDDAPTPRGPAAMDELAEITRAFLADDRADAFGITVAGILDEASGAVVTSANMRWLEGLAPARELSERIGIPGEAVQDGVATAIAEAVLGAGRGADDVFVLALGTGIAGAHVVDGAVRKGAHGGAGEIGHIATGRGEKCTCGQSGCLESVLGGTRLGARWDRARGVQAQSSALDVVLAAERGDGTARTILDEATTALANGLLSLMAMIDPGVIVIGGGLSNSPTWIIDPAVDKAHRQATFHSVPPIVRAQLGSWAGAWGAALTAGARMSGAHRLERTEMV; encoded by the coding sequence ATGACGCTTCTTCTGGGAGTGGACAACGGCGGCACGCGGGTCAAGCTGCTGCTCGCGCGCGACGCCGGCGGACGTCTCGAACACGTGCGCACCGACGACGCGCCGACCCCGCGCGGCCCCGCCGCGATGGACGAGCTGGCCGAGATCACCCGCGCCTTCCTCGCCGACGACAGAGCCGACGCGTTCGGGATCACCGTGGCCGGCATCCTCGACGAGGCCTCGGGTGCGGTCGTCACCAGCGCCAACATGCGCTGGCTCGAGGGTCTCGCCCCGGCGCGGGAGCTGTCGGAGCGGATCGGCATCCCGGGCGAGGCCGTACAGGACGGCGTCGCGACAGCGATCGCGGAAGCGGTGCTCGGCGCCGGCCGCGGGGCCGACGACGTGTTCGTGCTCGCACTCGGCACCGGCATCGCGGGCGCCCACGTCGTCGACGGGGCGGTGCGCAAGGGCGCTCATGGGGGTGCCGGAGAGATCGGCCACATCGCCACCGGACGCGGCGAGAAGTGCACGTGTGGACAATCGGGATGCCTCGAGTCGGTGCTCGGCGGCACACGCCTCGGTGCGCGCTGGGATCGTGCCCGTGGCGTGCAGGCGCAGTCGAGCGCGCTCGATGTCGTCCTCGCCGCCGAGCGCGGCGACGGAACCGCCCGCACGATCCTCGACGAGGCGACCACCGCCCTCGCCAACGGCCTGCTGAGCCTCATGGCCATGATCGACCCCGGCGTGATCGTCATCGGCGGCGGTCTCTCGAACTCGCCGACGTGGATCATCGACCCCGCGGTCGACAAGGCCCACCGCCAGGCCACCTTCCACTCCGTTCCCCCCATCGTCCGCGCTCAGCTCGGATCGTGGGCGGGCGCGTGGGGCGCCGCCTTGACCGCAGGGGCCCGGATGAGCGGGGCGCACCGCCTCGAACGAACGGAGATGGTCTGA
- a CDS encoding copper homeostasis protein CutC, which produces MTAFELAVQDAAGIRVAADLGVDRIELCSALSLGGLTPSAGLIAAASASGIPVHVLIRPRSGDFEYDDAERRLIVEDVLWARAHGATGVVGGGLRDGRLDEDLVARIVVAADGMPVTFHRAFDNLSDLDAGLDRLVDLGVTRVLTSGGAARADEALPVLERLVARADRAIQIMAGSGVRADNVARIAATGVDAVHASVKRAVAGRRGVRLGSAAPDGGGHETADADEARRLIGILRSTEEAR; this is translated from the coding sequence ATGACCGCGTTCGAGCTGGCGGTACAGGATGCCGCGGGCATCCGCGTCGCGGCCGACCTCGGGGTGGATCGCATCGAACTGTGCTCGGCGCTGTCGCTGGGTGGTCTGACCCCGTCGGCCGGTCTCATCGCCGCGGCCTCCGCCTCCGGCATCCCGGTTCACGTGCTGATCCGGCCGCGGTCAGGAGACTTCGAGTACGACGACGCGGAGCGGCGCCTGATCGTCGAAGACGTCTTGTGGGCTCGCGCCCACGGTGCCACCGGGGTCGTCGGCGGCGGACTCCGCGACGGCCGTCTCGACGAGGACCTCGTCGCACGCATCGTCGTCGCCGCCGACGGCATGCCCGTGACCTTCCACCGGGCGTTCGACAATCTGTCCGACCTGGATGCCGGCCTCGATCGACTCGTCGACCTCGGCGTCACCCGGGTGCTGACCTCGGGCGGAGCGGCTCGGGCCGACGAGGCGCTTCCCGTGCTGGAGCGACTGGTGGCTCGCGCAGATCGTGCCATCCAGATCATGGCGGGGAGCGGCGTCCGCGCCGACAACGTCGCGCGCATCGCCGCCACCGGCGTCGACGCCGTACACGCCTCCGTGAAGCGTGCCGTGGCCGGGCGTCGGGGCGTTCGCCTGGGTTCGGCCGCTCCGGATGGTGGAGGACACGAGACCGCCGATGCCGACGAGGCGCGCCGCCTGATCGGCATCCTGCGTTCGACCGAGGAGGCGAGATGA
- a CDS encoding beta-propeller fold lactonase family protein, translating to MRFWVGAYAPDAGSAEGIGILQAGDADSVWASGPLGMVGTAVAAPGSASWVAAHPTNDVLYAALESDGTVQAYRRTGETRLAPLGPALDAGEAVCHVAVSPDASFLVASCWSDGRVVRFDLDAAGRPSRPRIAVDAVDPWGAESAGGAVSTGARVSGAPVPDLAAAARALREAAGDDYGHLVPDYDAVPETDAESEEAAAGARVSRTHQAIFLPGGLVATTDMGFDLVRLWRPATDGLRLVQQVVLPKGSGPRHGVWHPSGHLYVVTELSREVFVLAPDAEARWRIVSGQPLVGTLETDTAAELCASRDGTMLYAGVRGSDTIGVLAVRGAGESLQLTALADAGTHWPRHHVVVNDTLLVAGQLADEIVSLPLDPRTGVPGRVRHRTASPSPTRLLPMR from the coding sequence GTGCGGTTCTGGGTGGGGGCGTACGCGCCCGACGCAGGCTCGGCCGAGGGCATCGGCATCCTGCAGGCCGGAGACGCCGATTCGGTGTGGGCCTCGGGTCCGCTCGGCATGGTCGGCACCGCGGTGGCCGCTCCCGGTTCCGCGTCGTGGGTCGCCGCGCACCCCACGAACGACGTGCTGTATGCGGCTCTCGAGTCCGACGGAACCGTGCAAGCGTACCGCCGTACGGGCGAGACCCGGCTGGCGCCCCTGGGGCCCGCGCTCGACGCCGGCGAGGCCGTCTGTCACGTCGCCGTCTCCCCCGACGCCTCGTTCCTCGTCGCGAGCTGCTGGAGCGACGGCCGTGTCGTCCGTTTCGACCTGGATGCCGCCGGCCGCCCGTCGCGCCCGCGGATCGCCGTCGACGCCGTCGACCCCTGGGGTGCCGAGTCCGCCGGAGGCGCGGTGTCGACCGGGGCCCGGGTCTCGGGCGCGCCCGTCCCCGACCTCGCCGCCGCCGCTCGCGCGCTGCGCGAGGCTGCGGGCGACGACTACGGCCACCTCGTGCCCGACTACGACGCCGTTCCCGAGACCGACGCCGAGTCCGAGGAGGCCGCCGCGGGTGCCCGCGTCTCCCGCACGCATCAGGCGATCTTCCTCCCCGGCGGTCTCGTCGCGACCACCGACATGGGCTTCGACCTGGTGCGTCTCTGGCGTCCGGCAACCGACGGTCTGCGACTCGTGCAGCAGGTGGTGCTGCCGAAGGGCAGCGGACCACGGCACGGGGTGTGGCATCCGTCCGGCCACCTCTACGTCGTGACCGAGCTCAGCCGCGAGGTGTTCGTCTTGGCCCCGGATGCCGAGGCCCGCTGGCGCATCGTCTCGGGTCAGCCGCTCGTGGGCACCCTCGAGACCGACACCGCCGCCGAGCTGTGCGCGAGTCGCGACGGCACCATGCTCTACGCGGGAGTCCGTGGCAGCGACACGATCGGCGTGCTCGCCGTGCGTGGGGCGGGGGAGTCGTTGCAGCTCACGGCGCTCGCCGACGCCGGAACCCACTGGCCGCGGCATCACGTCGTGGTGAACGACACCCTGCTGGTGGCCGGGCAGCTGGCCGACGAGATCGTCTCGCTCCCGCTCGACCCGCGCACCGGGGTGCCGGGCCGCGTGCGCCACCGCACCGCGTCGCCCTCGCCGACGCGGTTGCTGCCGATGCGCTGA
- a CDS encoding glucosamine-6-phosphate deaminase — translation MAEVVVTRTADEASALAADHVARAIAAHPQLVLGVATGSTPERFYRHLAHRVVENGIDTSGVRAFALDEYVGLPAAHPESYAAVIERTVTTPLGLDPAHVHVPDGGAADPFAAAEDYDRAIALTGGVDIQILGIGRNGHIGFNEPGSSLGSRTRVKTLAASTREANARFFADDAEVPVHCITQGIGTIREARHLILLAFGPDKSAALAGAVEGPVSAILPGSAIQLHPHVTVLADNDAARDLTLADAYREAWERKPAAQGF, via the coding sequence ATGGCCGAGGTCGTCGTCACCCGCACCGCCGACGAGGCATCCGCCCTCGCCGCCGACCACGTCGCCCGCGCGATCGCGGCGCACCCGCAGCTCGTGCTCGGGGTGGCCACCGGCTCCACCCCCGAGCGGTTCTACCGCCACCTCGCCCACCGCGTCGTCGAGAACGGCATCGACACGTCGGGGGTGCGTGCCTTCGCACTCGACGAGTACGTGGGACTACCCGCCGCCCACCCCGAGTCGTACGCGGCCGTCATCGAGCGCACCGTCACGACGCCGCTGGGTCTCGACCCCGCTCACGTGCACGTGCCCGACGGCGGCGCCGCCGATCCTTTCGCGGCCGCCGAGGACTACGACCGCGCGATCGCCCTCACCGGGGGCGTCGACATCCAGATCCTCGGCATCGGACGCAACGGCCACATCGGCTTCAACGAGCCCGGATCGTCCCTCGGATCGCGCACGCGCGTCAAGACGCTCGCCGCCTCGACGCGAGAGGCGAACGCGCGCTTCTTCGCCGACGACGCGGAGGTGCCCGTGCACTGCATCACCCAGGGCATCGGCACGATCCGCGAGGCGCGGCACCTCATCCTGCTGGCCTTCGGCCCCGACAAGAGTGCCGCCCTGGCCGGCGCCGTGGAGGGTCCCGTCTCGGCGATCCTGCCGGGCTCCGCCATTCAGCTGCACCCGCACGTCACCGTGCTGGCCGACAACGACGCTGCACGCGACCTCACCCTCGCCGACGCGTACCGCGAGGCCTGGGAACGCAAGCCGGCCGCACAGGGGTTCTGA
- a CDS encoding M81 family metallopeptidase, which translates to MTAQFPRIAIVGMAIESSAYAAHRAGYDDFVQLHGEEVLSRYPFLAPGTPLGDAAEWIGVFYARSLPGGQVRPEVYDDFRSRIATGLADLGRLDAVYLDVHGAMGVEGMDDAEGDLVEAVRAVVGPRPLIAAPMDLHGNVSERFARAVDLPTCFRLAPHEDADDTRERAARTLLEWVGRDERPVRAWVRVPILLPGEKTSTRVEPAKSLYGRLDEVERMPGITDASIWIGYAWADEPRCHATVLVSGSDPAAITAEAEALARALWDARDDFSFVGPPGSLAEAIDAGLAHRAARGARPYLVSDSGDNPGAGGSGDVTWSLHDLLADERLTGAADDLSVAVASIFDPAAVASLADTAVGSPVDIDAGARVDDRVSGPVRLSGVLLGRHDHPVGGRAVVIGIGALRVIVTERRAAFHAVDDFRAVGIDPLETDIVVTKIGYLEPTLYDVAAGWTLALTPGPVDQDLARLGHRRIERPMFPFDVFDTVPDLTATVLR; encoded by the coding sequence ATGACCGCGCAGTTCCCCCGGATCGCCATCGTCGGCATGGCCATCGAGTCCAGCGCGTACGCGGCACACCGCGCCGGCTATGACGATTTCGTGCAGCTGCACGGCGAGGAGGTGCTCTCGCGCTACCCGTTCCTCGCACCCGGTACGCCGCTCGGCGACGCGGCCGAATGGATCGGCGTCTTCTACGCGCGCTCCCTCCCCGGTGGGCAGGTGCGCCCCGAGGTGTACGACGACTTCCGCTCCCGCATCGCGACGGGCCTCGCCGACCTCGGACGCCTGGATGCCGTGTACCTCGACGTGCACGGAGCAATGGGCGTCGAGGGCATGGACGACGCCGAGGGCGACCTCGTCGAGGCCGTGCGCGCGGTCGTCGGGCCGCGCCCCCTGATCGCCGCTCCCATGGACCTGCACGGCAATGTCTCGGAGCGCTTCGCCCGCGCCGTCGATCTGCCGACATGCTTCCGCCTCGCCCCGCACGAAGACGCGGACGACACCCGTGAGCGGGCGGCGCGGACCCTGCTCGAGTGGGTGGGCCGCGACGAGCGGCCGGTGCGCGCCTGGGTACGCGTGCCGATCCTGCTCCCGGGCGAGAAGACGTCCACCCGCGTCGAGCCCGCGAAGAGCCTCTACGGCCGCCTCGACGAGGTGGAACGGATGCCGGGGATCACCGACGCCTCGATCTGGATCGGCTACGCGTGGGCCGACGAACCCCGCTGCCACGCGACCGTGCTGGTGAGCGGCTCCGACCCGGCGGCGATCACCGCCGAGGCCGAGGCCCTCGCGCGGGCACTCTGGGACGCGCGCGACGATTTCTCGTTCGTCGGCCCGCCCGGCTCGCTCGCCGAGGCCATCGACGCGGGCCTCGCGCACCGCGCCGCCCGCGGGGCCCGTCCGTACCTGGTCAGCGACTCGGGCGACAACCCGGGAGCGGGCGGCTCGGGCGACGTCACCTGGAGCCTGCACGATCTGCTCGCGGATGAGCGCCTCACCGGCGCCGCCGACGATCTGAGCGTCGCGGTCGCGTCGATCTTCGACCCGGCGGCCGTCGCTTCGCTCGCTGACACGGCCGTGGGCTCCCCCGTCGACATCGACGCCGGCGCCCGCGTCGACGACCGCGTGAGCGGGCCCGTCCGCCTCTCCGGCGTCCTGCTGGGTCGGCACGACCACCCGGTCGGCGGACGCGCCGTCGTCATCGGCATCGGCGCCCTGCGCGTGATCGTCACCGAGCGCCGCGCGGCGTTCCACGCCGTCGACGACTTCCGCGCGGTCGGCATCGATCCGCTCGAGACCGACATCGTGGTGACGAAGATCGGCTACCTCGAGCCCACGCTGTACGACGTCGCCGCGGGCTGGACCCTGGCGTTGACGCCGGGACCGGTCGATCAAGACCTCGCCCGTCTGGGACACCGTCGTATCGAGCGGCCGATGTTCCCGTTCGACGTGTTCGACACGGTCCCCGACCTGACGGCGACGGTCCTGCGATGA
- a CDS encoding carbohydrate ABC transporter permease — protein sequence MSTETLRQTHRPAPLSPATAVEGPPGGRRGRRRGQPTSRGERLGLIGAYIAVIVAAVIFAAPLVYAFFSALKPSNEVLLAPPTLIGSEVRWQNFLEVFSFAPFTTYIANSFIVSIAGVLVVLAVSATAGYAFGRLRWPGRDIVFVLFLGTLMVPQEVLVIPMFVVMQWFGWVDTYQSLIFPWAFTAFGTFLMRQFFRGIPFELEEAARVDGAGPVRTFLQVILPLAGSALAVLAVFTFLNYWNSYLWPLVTVNDYNALGTLPIGLASFATQSGTRWDLQMAATIISMIPTTILVIALQKHLVKGIATSGLGGR from the coding sequence ATGAGCACTGAGACCCTGCGACAGACCCACCGCCCGGCACCGCTGTCGCCCGCGACCGCCGTCGAGGGCCCGCCCGGCGGTCGACGCGGCCGACGCCGCGGTCAGCCGACCTCTCGCGGCGAGCGCCTCGGCCTGATCGGCGCGTACATCGCTGTGATCGTGGCGGCCGTGATCTTCGCCGCGCCGCTGGTGTACGCGTTCTTCTCGGCCCTCAAGCCCTCGAACGAGGTGCTGCTCGCCCCGCCGACGCTCATCGGCAGCGAGGTGCGCTGGCAGAACTTCCTCGAGGTGTTCAGCTTCGCGCCCTTCACGACCTACATCGCGAACTCGTTCATCGTGTCGATCGCCGGTGTGCTCGTCGTCCTGGCGGTCTCGGCCACGGCCGGCTACGCCTTCGGGCGCCTCCGCTGGCCCGGGCGCGACATCGTGTTCGTGTTGTTCCTCGGCACCCTGATGGTCCCGCAAGAGGTGCTGGTCATCCCGATGTTCGTCGTCATGCAGTGGTTCGGCTGGGTCGACACGTACCAGTCGCTCATCTTCCCGTGGGCCTTCACGGCCTTCGGCACCTTCCTCATGCGGCAGTTCTTCCGCGGCATCCCGTTCGAGCTCGAGGAGGCGGCGCGGGTGGATGGCGCCGGTCCCGTGCGCACCTTCCTGCAGGTGATCCTGCCCCTGGCGGGGTCCGCGCTCGCGGTGCTGGCCGTCTTCACCTTCCTCAACTACTGGAACAGCTACCTCTGGCCCCTCGTGACCGTCAACGACTACAACGCGCTCGGCACCCTGCCCATCGGCCTGGCCAGCTTCGCGACGCAGTCCGGAACGCGCTGGGACCTGCAGATGGCGGCGACGATCATCTCGATGATCCCCACCACCATCCTCGTGATCGCCCTGCAGAAGCACCTCGTCAAAGGCATCGCGACGTCGGGTCTGGGCGGGCGATGA
- a CDS encoding sugar ABC transporter substrate-binding protein — protein MHKKRIAFAGLVAVAAMGFTACASGGNAADGGKTTIVWNMWAGDTASEQKLKDQMAVAQKLVGDDITIELQTAPWADYFTKLNTNMASGKVACVTGMNGQRLAGYTEVFDELTDDDLATMGISRDAYNPGALSVMENSGKLYGLPYDTAAMLLFYNADLFAKAGAPVPTNDWTIDDFEKAASEITAKAGAKGFAVSVDEFQWLSLPMAETGLQPVDDSGALDLTNPSFVEAATRYGDLVTKLGVSDAVPSASDSAWTTTQFENGKAAMIIEGTWMASTLTGPDLGFSAGAVRIPRGGEGAYGVALGSGYGIAANCENKDAALKVLGALSSPDVQSVIAQQGGYPAQLASQPEFFTSLPDATRDNLTQAFTAAFEGAVSQRVTDQWTQVATAMPNELVSVYTGQATMSSVLDGLEQRFGK, from the coding sequence ATGCACAAGAAACGGATCGCCTTCGCCGGCCTCGTCGCCGTCGCGGCGATGGGCTTCACGGCCTGCGCCTCCGGCGGCAACGCAGCCGACGGCGGCAAGACGACCATCGTCTGGAACATGTGGGCCGGTGACACCGCGTCCGAGCAGAAGCTCAAGGATCAGATGGCCGTCGCGCAGAAGCTCGTCGGTGACGACATCACCATCGAGCTGCAGACCGCTCCGTGGGCCGACTACTTCACCAAGCTGAACACCAACATGGCGTCGGGCAAGGTCGCCTGCGTCACCGGCATGAACGGTCAGCGTCTCGCCGGCTACACCGAGGTGTTCGACGAGCTGACCGACGACGACCTGGCGACCATGGGGATCTCGCGCGACGCCTACAACCCGGGTGCCCTCAGCGTCATGGAGAACAGCGGGAAACTGTACGGCCTGCCGTACGACACGGCGGCGATGCTGCTCTTCTACAACGCCGATCTGTTCGCCAAGGCCGGCGCTCCCGTTCCGACCAACGACTGGACCATCGACGACTTCGAGAAGGCCGCGAGCGAGATCACCGCCAAGGCCGGCGCGAAGGGCTTCGCCGTCTCGGTCGACGAGTTCCAGTGGCTCTCGCTCCCCATGGCCGAGACGGGCCTGCAGCCGGTCGACGACTCCGGCGCGCTCGACCTGACGAACCCGAGCTTCGTCGAGGCCGCCACGCGCTACGGCGACCTCGTGACCAAGCTCGGCGTGTCCGACGCCGTCCCCTCCGCCTCGGACTCCGCCTGGACCACCACGCAGTTCGAGAACGGCAAGGCCGCGATGATCATCGAGGGAACCTGGATGGCATCCACGCTCACGGGCCCCGACCTCGGCTTCTCGGCCGGCGCGGTGCGCATCCCGCGCGGCGGTGAGGGCGCCTACGGCGTGGCCCTCGGCTCGGGCTACGGCATCGCCGCGAACTGCGAGAACAAGGACGCCGCGCTCAAGGTGCTCGGCGCCCTGTCGAGCCCCGACGTGCAGTCGGTCATCGCGCAGCAGGGCGGCTACCCGGCGCAGCTCGCCAGCCAGCCGGAGTTCTTCACCTCGCTTCCGGATGCCACGCGCGACAACCTCACGCAGGCCTTCACCGCCGCCTTCGAAGGCGCGGTATCGCAGCGGGTGACCGACCAGTGGACGCAGGTGGCGACCGCGATGCCGAACGAACTCGTGAGCGTCTACACCGGCCAGGCGACCATGTCGTCGGTGCTCGACGGCCTCGAGCAGCGTTTCGGTAAGTAA